In a single window of the Flavivirga spongiicola genome:
- a CDS encoding LytR/AlgR family response regulator transcription factor — translation MRILIIEDEARIAKRLERMVKEFFLNTLKEIICVHSLNEGIDYIQNNQLDLLLLDLNLNGENGFDILQHTVSEAFHTVVVSANKHQALTAFEYGVLDFVPKPFNKERLAQAFNRIIKKEDVTNENLQFLAVKKRGTIELIKIEDVLYIKGAGVYTEVYLSNGQKELHDKSLEKLTQLLPQTFLRIHKSYLIKMSKIKEVIIQSGSKYSVELNNGEILPVGRTRYKELKALFN, via the coding sequence ATGCGCATATTAATTATTGAAGACGAAGCAAGAATAGCTAAACGCCTTGAGCGAATGGTAAAAGAATTCTTTTTAAACACATTAAAAGAAATAATCTGTGTACATTCTTTAAATGAAGGAATAGATTATATACAAAACAACCAATTAGATTTATTGTTGTTAGATTTAAATTTAAATGGAGAAAACGGATTTGATATTTTGCAACATACTGTTTCTGAGGCTTTCCATACAGTAGTTGTTTCAGCAAATAAGCATCAAGCACTAACTGCTTTTGAGTATGGCGTTTTAGATTTTGTTCCCAAACCTTTTAATAAAGAACGTTTAGCTCAAGCTTTTAATCGCATAATAAAAAAAGAAGATGTTACCAACGAGAATTTGCAGTTCTTGGCTGTAAAAAAGAGAGGAACCATTGAACTAATAAAAATTGAAGACGTTTTATATATAAAAGGAGCTGGAGTTTATACTGAAGTCTATTTGAGTAATGGCCAAAAAGAATTGCACGATAAATCTTTAGAGAAATTGACACAATTGCTACCACAAACTTTTTTGAGAATTCATAAATCGTACTTAATTAAAATGTCAAAAATAAAGGAAGTTATTATACAATCAGGAAGTAAATACTCTGTAGAACTCAACAATGGCGAAATTTTACCTGTTGGTAGAACGCGCTATAAAGAACTAAAAGCCCTATTTAATTAA
- a CDS encoding histidine kinase, which translates to MKNYIHLLLILLLVSCNNRNDANRMYKASEAIYQKGDSPSYSKKNIDDNGWSETIKETKGDEIFWSRKTIEITKKLDKFETTGIYMQVFGAYEVFWDGVLIGTNGKPGFESSTAKTGSFIQSFVIPRHLLDIGNHSLALRTSMFYENEEDRDYHICIDNYKRIIREPLLGTILINILIGIFLIASIYYFLLYLNDIKKYELLLFSVASLLFFLLAIMEYLKFYIPIHYSNFYLRLQIIGVLIFLISFLVPYYFAVQFKFKYYKSFMPIYAILLLIVFVYNIGHYDFTALLLGQMMWVSSTIIISYAIYKKQKSAIIILIGLILSFIVYKSSVYDISLFVSFGIILLCMFNVLSVKLKEQRQAFEFSIAESTRLKYELLKKKIQPHFLMNTLTSLIDWVEEAPKKGVKFIEALAEEFDLLNQVENETLIPLSQEIKICKSHLNIMKYRKEINYLWQDEGVLDDETQTIPPAVIHTLLENGITHCLPNNDNEMSFKLIVENEAEKQKITFLTIAKVRRNKTEIKGGTGFKYVKARLTESYGNKWILTSQATKNGWKNEIIITA; encoded by the coding sequence ATGAAAAATTATATACACTTACTGCTAATTTTACTATTAGTATCCTGCAATAATCGTAATGATGCTAATAGGATGTATAAAGCTTCTGAAGCTATTTATCAAAAAGGAGATAGTCCTTCTTATAGTAAAAAAAACATCGACGATAACGGTTGGAGTGAAACTATAAAGGAAACAAAAGGAGATGAAATCTTCTGGTCCAGAAAAACTATTGAAATTACTAAAAAGCTGGATAAGTTTGAAACTACAGGAATATATATGCAAGTATTTGGTGCTTATGAGGTTTTTTGGGATGGTGTTTTAATTGGAACAAATGGTAAACCAGGTTTTGAATCCTCTACAGCAAAAACCGGTTCTTTCATACAGTCTTTTGTTATTCCAAGACATTTGTTAGATATTGGAAATCATTCTTTAGCATTAAGAACATCTATGTTTTATGAAAATGAAGAAGATAGAGATTACCATATTTGTATTGATAACTATAAAAGGATTATTAGAGAACCTTTATTAGGTACTATACTAATTAATATTCTTATTGGTATCTTTTTAATAGCATCCATTTATTACTTTTTACTCTATTTAAACGATATAAAAAAGTATGAACTATTATTGTTTAGTGTAGCTAGTTTATTGTTTTTTTTACTTGCTATTATGGAATATCTAAAGTTTTATATTCCTATTCATTATTCTAATTTTTATCTGCGATTACAAATTATTGGCGTTTTAATATTTTTAATCTCATTTCTAGTGCCTTATTATTTTGCAGTACAATTTAAGTTTAAATACTATAAGTCATTTATGCCTATATACGCTATATTATTGTTGATTGTCTTTGTGTATAATATTGGGCATTATGATTTTACAGCACTACTTTTAGGGCAAATGATGTGGGTTTCTTCAACAATTATTATTAGTTATGCTATTTATAAAAAACAAAAATCAGCGATAATTATATTAATTGGATTAATACTAAGCTTTATAGTTTATAAAAGTTCAGTTTACGACATAAGCTTATTCGTTAGTTTTGGTATAATCTTATTATGCATGTTTAATGTTCTCTCTGTTAAATTAAAAGAGCAACGACAGGCTTTTGAGTTTTCTATTGCAGAGTCTACACGTTTAAAATACGAATTGCTTAAAAAGAAAATCCAGCCACATTTTTTAATGAATACCTTAACGTCTTTAATAGATTGGGTAGAAGAAGCACCCAAAAAAGGAGTTAAATTTATTGAAGCCTTAGCTGAAGAATTTGATTTACTAAATCAAGTTGAAAATGAAACATTAATACCACTTTCTCAAGAAATTAAAATCTGTAAGAGTCATTTAAATATAATGAAATATAGAAAAGAGATAAACTACCTATGGCAAGATGAAGGTGTTTTGGATGATGAAACACAAACAATTCCGCCTGCAGTAATTCATACACTTTTAGAAAACGGAATAACACATTGTTTACCTAATAATGATAACGAAATGAGTTTTAAACTCATTGTAGAAAATGAAGCAGAAAAGCAAAAAATAACATTTTTAACTATTGCTAAAGTAAGACGTAATAAAACAGAAATTAAGGGCGGAACAGGTTTTAAATATGTAAAAGCTAGACTTACTGAGAGTTATGGAAACAAGTGGATATTAACATCACAAGCAACCAAAAATGGTTGGAAAAATGAAATCATAATAACTGCATAA